In the genome of Chryseobacterium phocaeense, the window CATTAAGAATAGAGTTAACAACCCACACATTCATATTTTTTGTTGGGTCTGTGGCATCAATACCTCCGGTACTTGATTTCTTCATTTCATTGAGATTAGATCTCCATGATGTTTTGGTATTTTTTTTACGGTTGGTTGCCACCAGTTTAAAACGGATTTTTACATCACCGGCTTTAGCAGACTGGAAGGCTGTGGGAGTATTTGCGGCATCAGGATTGGTTCCTCCGTAATCAGCATTCAGCACTGCAATTTGTTCTGCAATTCTAGCGTCGGAAACATTTTGCGAGGTGGTATTGTAGATCACGTTAAAAACAACAGGGATTTCAACGGTTCCATCTGCAAGTACTTTGCCCATGGATAGGTCTCGGGAGAACTTTTCAAGTTGTAATTCATTTGCTTCAAATCTTGCTCTGGCTTCCGGATTGTTTTTAAGAGCCTGTTCTCTTATTTCATCTGAGGGACACGTTCTTTTTGAAGCAGCTATGTCTTGGGTGGTATTGGGATCCTGTAACTGATCCTCCTGATTTGACATATTGTCATTGTTACATGCTGCCATGAAGCTCAGAACAAGAGCTCCGAAAAATAGTTTTTTCATATTATACTGTAATTGGTTTGGTTCCCAAATGTATAGTATAAAAATATAATACGCAAGAAATTTTACAAAATATTTAAATATCGTTACCTAATAAGCGTTAGTGTTGAATAATAATTATGTATTTTGATTTTTGATTGAATTTTAATCATTTTTATAATGAGTGTTTAATTATTTACAATATAAATTAATTTTGTTTAAAATAATTCACTTAAATCATTAAAAATAATTGATTTTTTTAACTTGTCTTAAGTTAACCGGCAAATCCGTTTTTAATGGCAAACACAGCCAGGCCCACCCGGGTTTTCAGTTCCAGTTTATCACACAGCTGATCGCGGTAGCTTTCCACTGTTCTCGGGCTGCAGCACATTTTATCTGCAATTTCTTTATAGCTTAGTTCGGTGACAGTATATTTCAGGAATTCCCTTTCGCGGTCCGAAATTCTTACTGCATTTTCACCCTCTTTGTCTTTGTTGAGGTTGGAGAATATGATTTTTGACGCCCATTCCGGGTAGAAAAAACCGTCTGTATTCAGCTTGGTTAATGCGGTTTCGAGATCTTTTGGATGGGTGTTTTTTAATAAATATCCTTTTGCTCCGTTTTTAATCATTTTAATGACGCTGTTATCGTCACCCTGCATGCTGAGAGCCATCACTTTGATATCAGGGTGGTTCTTTGTCAGCCAGGCTGCGGTTTCAAATCCGTCCATAATGGGCATGCTGATATCCAGAAGGATAATATCAGGGATTTTAGCATCATTTTCAAACTTGTCAATCAGGTCTTTGCCGTTTTCGCAGACGTAAATCACTTCAAACTCATTAAAATTATCAATGATTCCTTCCAGTGCTTTGGCAATAAGAATGTGGTCGTCTACAATTACTATGGATTTTTTCATGGCTGTTTTTTTAAAATAATATTGAGCTCGGTTCCGGCTTCCTCGCTGCTGTTAAAACTGAAATCAGCCCCTATGATGGCTGCCCTGTTCTTCATATTGGTGAGGCCGATACCGTTGGATTGTACTTTGCTGCTGTCGAATCCTGTACCGTCATCTTTAAGGTTC includes:
- a CDS encoding response regulator transcription factor — protein: MKKSIVIVDDHILIAKALEGIIDNFNEFEVIYVCENGKDLIDKFENDAKIPDIILLDISMPIMDGFETAAWLTKNHPDIKVMALSMQGDDNSVIKMIKNGAKGYLLKNTHPKDLETALTKLNTDGFFYPEWASKIIFSNLNKDKEGENAVRISDREREFLKYTVTELSYKEIADKMCCSPRTVESYRDQLCDKLELKTRVGLAVFAIKNGFAG
- a CDS encoding zinc metalloprotease yields the protein MKKLFFGALVLSFMAACNNDNMSNQEDQLQDPNTTQDIAASKRTCPSDEIREQALKNNPEARARFEANELQLEKFSRDLSMGKVLADGTVEIPVVFNVIYNTTSQNVSDARIAEQIAVLNADYGGTNPDAANTPTAFQSAKAGDVKIRFKLVATNRKKNTKTSWRSNLNEMKKSSTGGIDATDPTKNMNVWVVNSILNENGQPGVLGYAYYPEHAGQWYDGLVLGYQYVGKTGSSAPFNLGRTATHEVGHYLNLPHLWGSSDAGCQTDYSNDTPTSPGPNYGTPSYPLNRVCGGVSRSQMFMNYMDYVDDKAMFMFSTNQKTRMQAVVAAAGPRAGLR